The genomic region TTTGAATTGAGATGGATCACATCTCTTTGTAAAAACTGACCAGTGTTTGTTTCTCCTTTGGCAGGAAGTGTGCTGAGATGCAGGCTTCAGAAGAGTCTCATGTGATGAAAATCCAAAAACTAGAAGAGGATCACAACAGCTGTCTTGCTAAGCTGGGAGACATGACTACTGACTTTGAGAGGTGATACTTtaaacatctttttcattattattattattaaaatgttgccCATAGACGAAGGGAacattggatgcccattttccacaagttttgtatgattctttaggggtcttcatgaaatgtctgcaacatactttggttaaaattcctcaatggttgtttaaaacaacaccctttttatcTAGTCAAAAACGGCTCTGTTCACAGCGACCTGTTTCAGTGCATGTCTCTTTTAAGGGAACATTTGAAGATCCTGTTACCAtcagcttgaactgatggtaaaactaaacgcattattaactgtctttacatttattttgaaagatgatgctcgcgattatggaaaggggcattataTTACTAATGAGTGCTTGCGGTGTCTGATGTTCACTTTTacattcatcttcaaaacacctGCATTGCTTATGAGACATCGTCGATAGATTTGTTTGAGCGCAGAGGAAGTGGTGGTCAGCAAACAACTGGCTGGGGGTGGAAATATGCTAATACAGGACAGTCCGTCAGCAAGCATGGGAGGCGTCTGACCAGTACGGGGattaaaaaaagagtgaatgtaTTTTTATCAATGTAAGGTGCTTGTGTCCACACACTGCTAATACATGTATATGCAaaccatgtaaaagtgaattttgcatctgatgtcccctttaaaaTTCTCTAGAATTTCTTTATAATCATTCCTAATCGATAATCTTCCCGCCCAACCATCCTTAAGTGTGTGcaacaaatattttcttattaaattCCCAAAGCACAAGACGGTCTCTGGATGAGCAGAAGGAGCAGGCAGAGGCCCAAGCCCATCAGCTGCAGGAAGAGATGGGCCAACTGAAGCAACAGCTGCAGCAGGACCAGCAGAAACTCACAAGCTACCAGGAAATGAAGGATAAACAGCAAAAGGAGCATGCTAGGTCAGTGTCCTGCCTGAGGGATTTACACTATTTATCTGCTATGCTTCCCATATATGTGCAGCTCCCATATGGTTCCTAATGTGGTCCAAGGTTAAGTAGGGAATCATTTTCAGTCAGTTATTACCACAAAATAAACAAGGTGTTCAggatattgtatattatattaataaatcggtaactgacaaataaatatttctgtttatatcttcaaatgtattttaaataataatttaatataattaaatttaacatgatttaatgATTTTACTTCAGTATAGCACCCAAATAACCAAACCACTTAATTAACCATAACTATCAATTCAAAGGTAAGGGTTTTTAAACGTATACTTAACTTctatatatactatatgtatgtatgtatgtatgtatgtatgtgtatgtatatatgtggtAGCCGATCAACTGTAGCACCCCTACATTTTCTATTTGATTCTATTATTCCTTTTATGATGCTGACTGTTTAAATCCTGCCATGTCAAACTTTTAACAAGCCTCTCCATCTAACCATAGAGAGTTTGATATTAACATTTATGTGTAAACTGCATGaagacagtatttaaaaaatgatattaaataactgcatttattggTTTCAAAGGTAAATGGcaaatataaatcttaataacttaACACATTTTTCCCCCATCCCTAGTAATGATATAGGTATAGCCTAGGTAAACACTTTCACGGCAGGTCATACTTTAGATGTCTTAACATTTCagaatatacatgtttttttttaatgcttttcaatGTCTAAGTGACTGATAACTGCTGGTGGTTTTGCTGTGCTACAGGATTCTTTTAGAAGTTCAGACTAAGCTGGCTCAGAGAGAGGAAGAGTTGAAGCAAGCAGCAGAGACTCAGAGTGAGGAGCTGAGACGCCTGCAGGCGGAGGTGGAGCGGGAGAGAGGAGAGCGAGAGCGGGCTCAGACCCGGCTGGAAAGGGAACAGAAGAGGAGGCAGTCAGTGGAGGGCCGTTCTGCAGAAGCCAGCATGCTGCGGGGCCACGTGCAAGAACTGGAAGAGAAGGTTTCTGAACTGAACAGGCAGGTGCAGGAGGAAAGAGATGCCGCTCATCGCCACGTTGTGGAGTGGCAGCAGGAGAGACGACAGCTATGCAGACAGATGGAAGAGGAAAGACAAGACTACCACAAACAACTAGCAGAGGCTCAGCTGCAGAGGTGAGAAAGTTAGGACCCACTCAGAGGGATCTGTAGTCCATCATAGGGTCCTCATGCTCGAAGACATCCAATGCTCAGTCTCTGTGTGCgttgcatttatttttcttgtttaattccATATTGCCATTCATTCACCCCCAgcacgtctgaggctgagactcaACACTGGAGGAACTTGTATGAAGAGCTTTATGCTAAAGTAAAACCATTTCAGGTAAGCAAAGGTTAGATTTAacgtggggttttttttttttttattttttttttttaccttttataaaacaaaaatgtttacatccattttttttttttttgtatcacaaACCCATTTCCCCCAGGTAATTTTtagatagtgttttttttttttctctctcttctctctaatTAGATTATATTCCAAATCTGGTACATTTGTTTAATCATTTTCTGCTGACCATACTCTTTGACTTAACATATCTTTTCAACAAGCTTCAGAATGAAAATAAGTAACAGGACATTGCAATAATCACAAATGTGCTGGTAAGGtacagtgtttcccacagccACACTCTATTGCATATCTatatatgcaaattaattttctgccagcaggaggcgctttaagagcgggagaggtagagGTTTCTCTGGTAACGTTTGCAAAGCAGCACTGAGCTCACAAACACTGCCTTTTCAAGCATTACACGcaagatgaaattaaaatgaaattgaacTTTCAACTTTCTGAGTTTCATTTTGAaatgtgcagtgctcatgtttattcagtgAAGTCCGaccacaaataaattaatgtggGAAACCCTGAGGTAACACTGAAAAGATTAGTTAGCCAATTTTTCCAGAGATTGTGAAGGATGTGCAGAGTGGAAGGTGCTATACACAGCTtggttttatatttcaaaaacagtaacgAAGTCTCACAGATAAGAGGTTGGGCTGTAAATATACACTAGATGATCCCTTTCATTTGTCTGCTTATTCTGATCTTTAGGAACAGCTGGACTGCTTTGCGGCGGAGAGGAACGCTTTGTTGAATGAGAAAGGAGCCACGCAGGCAGAGTTGAACAAGTTAGCCGATGCCTACGCCAACCTGATGGGTCATCAAAACCAGAAACAGAAGATCAAACACATGGTCAAACTAAAAGAGGAGAACTTGGAACTCAAACAGGTAAGGTGTTCGTCATAATGCAGTAGGTGTTTGAGTGATGTTTGTGATATGTAGCTGAGCGTGTTCATGTGCTCTGCAGGAAGTGTCCAAGCTAAAGGCACAGGTTGGGAAACAGAAACAAGAGCTGGATCGGCTCAAATCCAGTCAGGTGCCGCGGAGATTCGACCCCAGCAAGGCTTTCAAACACGACCTCAAAGAAAATCAGCAGCCCACATCAGCTCTTACACAAGGTAACTAAAAAGAACTGCACACTGTGGACTTTTTATGATTAtaaattttaaatctaattatGCTTTTTCTTTGTTTCCAAGGCAACAGAAATTAGCATTAAACTATGATTCATGGACTACTTTTCTGTAATGGCCTATGGACAACCTGAACACTGTGACAGGATATTTCAGCACTCAAATGTCCTGGCTTCCTCTGTGAcaacgtttgttttattttgtgtgtgaatttgtcATTCAATATCAATATATAATTGACAACCCACTTTTTTAGATGATGGTTTTGATTGACTACAGTGGTGTGAAAGTATGCTTGTATGGGCTTGGAttctgttattttgttttgttcagcaTCTGGCGTGTGATTATTCTAAACTCTTTAAAAAGTTCAAAGTTAGCCCACTCTTTGTTTAAAAGTACCCAGCAAGCCTTAAGATGAacggttttgtttatttgttcctCTTTGGTATGGAAGTTTaggttttgcaattttttttaaaaaataattttaataattgtctGTGACTTGTCTTATAGGGAATGTCcaccaaaaaatgaaattgtaataatttccTCACCTTGATgaggttccaaacctgtacgcaTGTCATTCCTCTGTGGAACATAACAGATGTTGAGGAATGTTGAAGACCAAATTccccattgactttttttttttgtgggggggttgtccatacaatggaagtcaatgggaaccaaaaccttatagttaccaacattctttaaaatatcttttgtgttcctcagaagcAAGTTAcacaagtttggaacgacatgagggtgagtaatgatgaaaccactttcatttttgggtgaacaattcctttttttattattttaagagtaGAAagtgagtgaattttttttttttaataaaatacttgCTTTtctctaccttttttttttttttaaaccataattAACACATAGTGTTACTCTGACATGAATTTCTCTTCAGTTTGAGAGTCTAATACCATGCTTGTTCCAGCGGAGGGTGCTAGAACACAAGGAAAACCAGAACTATCATTTAATAAATTTTCAGAGAAACCTTCCTCATAATACAAACTTCCAttgaaaaatgactaaaaaaacaATCAAGCACCCTGTTCTTGTGTATAATGATCATTTATTCAAATCTTTGACCTTTTTATGTAGCATTTCTACTTGTTCAGATGCAGTAGTCCTCCAGGTGGTAGATGATGCAGGGCCTGTGGCAGCCTCGTTCCACAATGcctctcttcatcttcatcatcaccttCTGTTTTAATGGATCAGTCTGGGCTACCTCATAATCTGCTAATTTTGAGAGCAAGGCTGGAAGGGCAAGAGAACACTTTAAAAAGAACAAAGtttcattaaaacagttttgTTCCTCTATTTAAAAGCTGtatatgtacatttacataaacTCCTCACTCAGCAAAGTCTCCAGGTCCCTCCTGCTTCTGCTGGAGTAAAAGAAGCCTCTAGGCCCACACACAAGGTAAAGTGCGTCCACCAGGCTGGAGCCGCACAGATGCTGTGATGGGGTAGAGCGTGATCCAGACAGGGAGGCCAGCAGCAGGATTATTGCTGCTGCCTGGAGCAACAGGACCATGATGGGCTGAAGCTGTGAACATGTACTGCCTGGCATAGAAGAATAAATATAGGAATGAAGAGCACATTTTTGAAAGTGGTTTTCTATGTTTTAATTGCTAAATTGATGAAAACACCTAAAGATTTGGTTCTTTCCACCTTTTTGCAATCTGTAATGACGTGATTCCTTATGCATGTCATCTGGCTAAGAAGTATTAGGAACACATCAGATAACTGTAACGGGCTTTATCACGATAAGCTTAAACTGTACAGGTCAGGAGAGTATTCCAGTTGTATTTCGCtgaattgtttattgaactattgAGAGCAGGAAGTAGATCTCAGACGTGTTAGATGTGTGAGGAACTATAATGAAAGTGGGACTTTTGAAAGCATTTGGAGTTTGGGCCCAGAGGTGTCCAAAGCTGCACAGGGCCTGCTGAAAAAAAGAGACTCCCGAGGGAAAAGTGTGAAGTTGCAGTTGAAGAGCGTCATCATCTTCACCTCTTAAGTTTCTTCAAACGTTAACACCAGGGGAGACACAGATGACCGGTCTAATGGGACCCCCTGAGGTAACACAACACTGTCTTTCATTTCTCTTCATCTGTGTGTTATGAGGCCGTTATCATGGAGCTGTGAATAGAGCTTTAATCAGACTTTTAATGAATTGCCATATTAACACAAAGCAAGCAGGTCACCTTGAAATGAAATTCTATACATCATTTTGTATTCCTGCAAAAGAAAGGCagtcattgttttatatatatatatatatatatatatatatatatatatatatatatatatatatatatatatatattaaataaggcCAACAATGCAATCCCCTCCAGTATTGCTATAAAGGTAAGgcaatctatattatattaaataatgtttccacagaggcggatctagaaaaatattgatggggtggcgagaagggggcaggaatttttgatggTTAGCAACATGTGgcatatatactgaatttagtcacagttatcacagattgatgataaatatatgtgcacactacaaaaggacacaggctatcatttacaaacttaatctcatgcaatcaatgtcttgcatttgaaacagttcatataaagaATAAGTGACCATACATCATatgcaccaccacactcactaatgcatacactatgcatcgacatgtaattaagagcattataaaaggttcagtgttatcaatatgtcaatttattacaAGAGAAACAAGATTTTAATAGCCAATGACATTTACAGCTGTGGAGACTCATCTGactttctactgtttagtgttaatcatcatctaactcaaccagtcaagagctacatttaaccTTAGATGTTTTATGAATATGATCCCTGAaccataggttttattagctgacaataataataaataaataagcatcatatgccgcgtttccaccgaaattacccggaacatttgcaccggcggcgccagggggggtcttggggggtctcaagaccctgccaaaaaatgccttgaccccccatttgaccccccagcctcttcctgattaaaaaatatatatattcgggataaagatccaaaaatgtttctcttcaaactacgcagaacaataataaataataattatttcgacatttattcatacactgaaccgagaaccgtttctgtcgggattcgagaaccgatgagctgatgataactgcgcatgcgtgattcagcgtgaagcagactgacacagagcgcatctgaaccgaactgattcttttggtgattgattctgaactgattctgtgctaatgttataagcgcgggtaaaccaaaggcttgaatgaagggcaatcatcgccaatgacggcattacatcgagcgcaaaagaaccggtgaaccattttttttcaactggtttatttgatcgaattgtccgaaagaaccggttcacttgagcacctgctcctttgccccttaagtgcccttttgtcaaagcaaaatttcctcaaattttttttgtaataacataaacttttgtgaatgcctgcccacgcccaatcataatattagtacaatttattaataataatttagccgtaaataaaatgaccaacatgatgaccgttcacctgactacgacctcaatccaaccgggaagattcctcacgctgcacgcgcattttttaattgctagaggatatgttcaacatcgtggcagctggtaagtggtgtttcattctcagcgaagtgattttggtgtttatttacttattattattttacaataacgatgtgatgtgagaatatgcagatacgttgtttatattgctgtgtgtagcctgtagtgtagaagtaacactagcgtgctgtttgagggagaaaagtttcacaggcatcgaggggtctggtcttttttatgttatttgaataaacttttattatattacagtacttatttatttttaacacgtaaaaataattatcacaacactggtaaggcttatacagattttctcattctctgaattatcattataaaaataaaaacaattcagaaatgaattaaaatataattatattttaaatgtgatgcaaatattttttctacaaaagcaactgtgtttacaacagcaagaccactttagcctgtaaactcaataatatctatctggaaataaatgtaaaaatatcaatgtcaataaaaatgcataatatacctgacatgaaagtgcagtgtgaaggatatgaataacaaatatagcctgtcatttgtttacattgcaaaggtgtttttgttgtttagtagcagaaatatgcggttattagccatgtccactgtattttttgttggttttcatgagaccccccttgaaaagaccaggacccccccattgcccccccaatcaaaattgtctggagccgccactgaacatttgtaccaggaactttttttcccaggaacttttttccccccagacctgttgctttctgcgttttcttttactgtctatgtttccaccgcggtgtaaagtaccgggtagattaggcaaatagactggtgacgtaggtctgcgcgcgtttctcaatacaaagtaccgctgataaaaatttttttttttaaaagtacgctgattttggacgtgcatcctcggtagttgattcagactttgtgcattcctcTCAGGAGTGTGATATctgcgacgacgcaagtccggtaaatctataaacagcagcgtacttgataacttcagtctgctcgtcatggctactgcaattttccttactgtatatttacaataaaacgaaatatgatatcaaataccactgcctcctttcgttttcatttaagcataataacagctgcagaaatgtacttagttcagggaaatgtgtatatgcagccattacaatgaaacgaaatattatataaatttgccttttttattttcattttaacatatagataaattgaatacagaccaaagaaaacctgttagatttaccccgcagctgaattatatgttatgttttaccactaaagacacatcagagccagcggcacatatcagaaggtctatcccaggagaggctgctctctgcggatacatgaggactgagctcccgctgaatgagtggagctcaccgtctacgagatcggcgaaacacatttttaaataggcatgatctttataaataaaccatagatttgagttttaaacaactacttctcgcctgaaatacttttaaaattacatttcatgacacaataacagtaatatttgaaaattatccgaataaatggtggttgaattcaaccaatgctgcgtgaactcagatggctttggctaaagtaattttcccctcagtatatttacaataaaacgaaataggatataaaataccactgcctcctttcattttcatttaaacataataacagctgtagaaatgtacttagttcagggattattgtaacgttatatacagccattacaatgaaagaaatattatatagacttgcctttttattttcattttaacatatagataaattgaatacagaccaaagaaaacctgttagatttaccctgcagctgaattatattttatgtttaaccactaaagacacatcagagccagcggcacatatcagaaagtctatcccaggagaggctgctctctgcggatacatgaggactgagctcccgctgatcgagtggagctcaccgtctacgagatcggcgaaacacatttttaaataggcgctgtctttataaataaacaacagatttgagtttcaaacaactacattctcgcctgaaatacttttaaaattacatttcatgacacaataacagtaatattttgaaaatgttgatccgaataaatggtggttgaactcaaccaatgctgcgtgaactcaaccaatcagaatgtttagcgccaaagtcccgcccccgaaagttcctgaactttaaaaaagtaccacctcgccagcagggactttctggggggcatttttttacccggaacttttatttagttcctggttcctgcggtggaaacacaccaagtaccggaccaagtccctagttcctgggtaaagttcctgcggtggaaacgcggctataggcccaaatacaaatgtacttttacaaattgttttttgaaaaatatggtgttattgttttggaaagcttaaattaaaacttctatgaaaacttgtgtgatattcctttaaaataatgttttagtataactttttttaagtttattttactaagcaCTTTTtccataatttctttgagttagacccaacttttattttggtgggttgtaaccagagtttctgtgttttttaattaaccattattattagctaataggcctacttgaagtatagtgtactctactgtgcaatagtactactatatttcagtttgaatttcttcaagctataccgaaattttattttgacaggttgtcgtaaagacatagccgtttctgtcagtctgtgtatacgatacaaatgaatgacgatagttttatcaaatgaaatggtgaaatcctctcagcGCACTGatgtgcacatgtgtagcctacatcatgcatcaatatagtgaagagctgaaaacaccagccgtgcttcagtgtgtgtgtgtgtgtgtgtgtgtgtagtagagcacacattcccagagacgtgtataacaacaccttcagggccgctgctggccaaatgtgtgcccataagcaggattgtattgctgtgccccccttcctcaattatgatgatgggaaaaaaaaacgaatatagggtggaaaaaataactttaatcaaattaaaaactaaatgaagaaattgtattatttataaatcacaattgtagctctcgacctttacctgtggctataactttattatgaccctaatttattttatagtctcaagcattcagaaatcatgcaaaaggaaactatgCAGTTTTAcgatgataaaaccatggtttatttttgtaagggttgtgatatgcacgttttttgttgaagaaattgtaaagcctgtgtcatttatagcaaaaaggtgtccaaaaatgaaagattaagtgaatatttgaatgaaatgtttggtcagtagcctaaacaaggatttgattgtcctgtaagtgtaactgCAGCAATTACAAggcatctgtaataaaatgtacatgaattgtttattttgtatttgcctacattatgtattttaacagtgtcattattatataatgcattttaaatcattttgaaggctattgatggcttaggtatgttttatagcaacaacaacaacaaatatgacggtatattaatactttgtcaattattatttgaagtaacaaatccatggttaatttgcagttgccatggctacaagaacgatgatttgtggtgttattgttaaaaccatgggtaattttcgtaagggatcctgaaaaaaaaaaaaaaagactttcacaggaatgtgcctgaaagtgacaaacgggcctcgtttttacctaaatgatttatactttacttgaatatatattaaaaatgtataaggtgtgcattgtagctgacacctaaatgaacacattacaattgttttatgacttgCAAGTCTTTCTAAAtttggtccctaaatttgagactcgtccaacATCAAGCCAATTTCAtgtcggtttttttttttttttttttacttttagttttcttttttcttcgcTGGATTGCTGATGTACTCTACCCAGGCATAGGCATGTTCattcatcaattatgaacattcagcagCAAACAttaggtgcgagcggtcgcgagcatagacatataaatacctagacgcctcattggccgctttgagccgttgccgcgatacgtcaacgcgtccgccatgttagtgagggcaagactgccttaaaacaaatgaaagtaaacgggggagctgcggtttttactgaataaaaacaccataacgTTCTCacttacagtaaaaacaaaaaaaacagtaaaaaaaaaaaaaaaaactttgcctccagttctTTAGtaaggtttggaaaattattaattgaaagctcacatttgtctcacttgacgattgattttttcggtttacaaatctgctaatttagtataactgtgacatattcatgttgaatgtacattacatgatatgtagttgttttattgctttctctgtgttcaatcgcaacatttttctttctttttttttctctctttcttgtgtctcaggtcagaacacagccCATTCCCTTTGAAGTACTGGGATAAAacctaaataatacatctttaaacactaataatttactatcgttgagaaaatgtaataaaacaagtaaatacaaatcacacacttgaattctgcttttcattttgatagcactTTAGCCTACAGaagaatacaacaaataataacacatgtaactgatgaggctatggatccagtgaaaatgaaaatatccactgatacagtgcacagtaaaaatatagtaaaagtgatatgttatattaaaaagtatatgtagtacaacttaaagtaaagttaataatatgaaaagcgagtacaacggtacaataacatacgagatataatagatttattaaattctatgtataatatgaataataccataataaataactgaacaacaataggttaactagatagtaaagtttgttttcaaactttaagttggcttgaaaaagcctggccagaaagttagaaaaatgtaaaaagtttgaaaagcttaaaaagttttaaaaatttaaaagtttgaaaagttaagaagtttaaaaaagaaagtgattaacatattattaacattataagcaagtgactaccatgtcgttagcatgattagcaaagttgttaacatgtttctagaatgttgagagcatgattttagcatgattagcattttgctagcatgtgactagcatgtttctagcatgattagcatgttgctagcatgtcgctaacattttgctagcataattagcatgttgctagcatgtttgtagcatgattagcatgttgctaacatgtttctagcatgattagcatttggctagcatgtctctagcatgttgttagcatgtttcgagcatgattagcatgttgctagtatgtcgctaacattttgctagcatgattagcatgttgctagcatgtttgtagcatgattagcatgttgttaacattttagtagcatgattagcatgtggctagcatgtctctagcatgattttcatgttgctagcattttattaacatgattagcaagtgactagcatgtcgttagcatgtttgtagcatgatta from Carassius auratus strain Wakin unplaced genomic scaffold, ASM336829v1 scaf_tig00012264, whole genome shotgun sequence harbors:
- the LOC113073488 gene encoding insulin-like, with the protein product MPGSTCSQLQPIMVLLLQAAAIILLLASLSGSRSTPSQHLCGSSLVDALYLVCGPRGFFYSSRSRRDLETLLSEEFMEQNCFNETLFFLKCSLALPALLSKLADYEVAQTDPLKQKVMMKMKRGIVERGCHRPCIIYHLEDYCI